From Streptomyces yatensis, one genomic window encodes:
- a CDS encoding TetR/AcrR family transcriptional regulator — protein MAGPRSRTRALTAERIIEVATRICDEEDIEVLTIRRLASDLGVGAMTLYSYFRSKEEILDGIADHVMGNFRLPTAEETSPEAVVRALALAFLDMMREHPSIVRLFATRVSTAPQSMRGAFEAVIGRLREAGFADRDAVRVYGLIVQYSLGFASYQAPRPWGKADHPEAEELRRRRRHFYGTLPRADFPNMVELAEDMTTLPSDEQFLFGLDCLIEGVLRQTGD, from the coding sequence GTGGCGGGTCCGCGGTCGCGTACGAGGGCGCTCACTGCCGAGCGCATCATCGAGGTGGCCACCCGGATCTGCGACGAGGAGGACATCGAGGTGCTGACGATCCGTCGGCTCGCCTCGGACCTCGGCGTGGGCGCCATGACGCTCTACAGCTACTTCCGCAGCAAGGAGGAGATCCTCGACGGGATCGCCGACCACGTCATGGGGAACTTCCGGCTGCCCACCGCCGAGGAGACCTCGCCCGAGGCGGTCGTGCGGGCCCTGGCGCTGGCCTTCCTCGACATGATGCGGGAGCACCCCAGCATCGTGCGGCTCTTCGCCACGCGGGTGAGCACCGCTCCGCAGTCCATGCGGGGCGCGTTCGAGGCGGTCATCGGGAGGCTGCGCGAGGCGGGGTTCGCGGACCGGGACGCGGTGCGGGTCTACGGCCTGATCGTGCAGTACAGCCTGGGATTCGCCAGCTACCAGGCCCCCCGCCCGTGGGGGAAGGCGGACCATCCCGAGGCCGAGGAACTGCGGCGCCGCCGCAGGCACTTCTACGGGACCCTGCCGCGTGCGGACTTCCCCAACATGGTGGAGCTCGCCGAGGACATGACCACACTGCCCAGCGACGAACAGTTCCTGTTCGGGCTCGACTGCCTCATCGAGGGCGTTCTGCGGCAGACCGGCGACTGA